The Shewanella pealeana ATCC 700345 genome contains the following window.
CCAAGCATTATTATGCAGCAAAGATGCCGAAATCTCCGTACAAAAGGTGGATACCATCTATCAATCGATGAAGAATATTCAACAATTAGCCATCCAAAATGCGGTTGCGGCAGAACAACAAACCTTAGTTGTGGCCGAGATAAACCAAAATATCAGTCAAATTAGCCAAGCATCGAGTGAGAATCTATGCGCCGTGAACTCGGTTGAGGCCTCAGTGAAGCAGTTAATAATTAATGCAGAGAAAGCAAAATCTTTGAGGAAAACATTTAGTTAATTCCTCTTTTAAAGTCCTTTTGGTCGTTACGCAGTCTGCGTGGCGACCAAAACCAACACCAAGCACGCAACAGCAACCCAACATTTATAAACATCTGTTTTAAAAAAGATTTAACCAAAAAAAGTTTTGTGCTTTTTCGTCAACTTCCGATACAATATAAATAATCACATTGAGCTAATAACTATTCGATGGTAGTGAAATCCACTACAGAATAACTGAATCGTTTTACTTAGATGTTTTAAGGCGATAATTTCGCCGACTAACAGTTGAATGGATATTCAATAATATTTCTGTTTATGCATAGACGTCTATTTATCGTCATATTAAGCAAAAACTCGTTATTTAGGGTGTAGAGAAAGTGTCAGAAAAACAAACCCACAACATAAAAACAATACTCACGTTCATCGTGCCTTCTTTGATTGGCTTGCTACTGTTTATGATGCCAATCAATTATCAAGATGCGCTGACTATCCCTATCGCGATCATCTCAAAAGGACTTCAAAATCTTTTAAGTGACGTTTTAGTCGGTATCGTGACAGCGATTGTTATCTTTACAGCACTAGCTTCATTATTCACAAAAGTATTAAAGCCTAAATTTATTGTTGAACAGCGTTTTCTAAACTCATTATTTAACGTTAGCCCTATCTGGCTAGTCGTACGTGTTCTGGGCGCTATCTTTATTACGCTAACATTTTTCAATGTTGGCCCTGAAGCGATCCGCTCGGGTAGCACTGGTGCATTAGTGCTGAACGATCTACTACCTGTACTGTTTTCAGTATTTTTATTCGCAGGTATGTTACTGCCACTACTACTGAACTTTGGTTTACTAGAGCTGTTAGGCACCATGCTAACCAAAGTCATGCGCCCTATCTTTAACCTACCGGGCCGAAGTGCTATCGACTGCATGGCCTCATGGTTAGGTGATGGTAGTGTGGGTATTTTAATGACCAGCAAGCAGTATGAAGCTCGCTTCTACACCCAAAGAGAAGCTGCTGTGATTGGTACCACCTTCTCAGCAGTGTCAATTACCTTCTCTTTAGTGGTGATCTCTCAGGTTCAGCTAGAACATCTTTTTGTGCCTTTCTACTTAACCGTATGTCTTGCAGGTTTCGTTGCCGCAATCGTGGTACCTAAGCTGCCACCGCTATCATGGAAGAAAGATCTCTATGTAGACGAGACACCACGTCATGCTGATGATGAAACGGTTCCTGCCGGTCACAACGTATTCTCTTGGGGTCTGCACCAAGCACTCACTAAGGCTTCTCAAGCCGGTGGCGTTAAGCACACGCTTGTTGATGGCATGAAGAACGTGGTTGATATGATTTTTGGCGTGATCCCAGTGGTAATGGGTATCGGTACTATCGCGCTAATGATCGCCGAGTTCACCCCAATCTTTGAATATTTGGGTATGCCGTTCATTCCACTACTAGAGCTACTACAGGTTCCTGAAGCCGCGGCAGCATCGAAGACGATTATGGTGGGCTTTGCGGATATGTTTATCCCAGCTATCTTAGCCAGCTCTATCGAATCAGATATGACACGCTTTATCATCGCAACCTTGTCTGTGACTCAGCTGATCTACATGAGTGAAGTGGGCGCGTTACTGATAGGTAGTAAGATCCCAGTTAACTTCCTAGAGTTATTCGTGATCTTCATCTTAAGAACATTAGTAACACTGCCAGTTATTGCGGGTGTGGCGCATCTAATTTTCTAAGCTTGCCCCCAAAAATATAAAAAGGAGCGAATTTTCGCTCCTTTTTTGTATCTGTAATCCTTCCCCGAAGCTCGTCACAAAGTCGACATAAATAGTTCATCCTGTCGTCAATAAGCTCTTTTACGCTAGCGCTAACACATAGTTTCAGTGGCAAACCAATGACCAAGCAGCCAAACACTAAGTCTCAACAAACAACATCTACAGTCAGCCCTATCCATCCGTTTTCAGCGCCTTTGTGTGTCAATGCCCTGTGGTTATCCGACGTTCATTTAGGTAGCAAAGACTGTAAGGCTGAGTATCTGCTACAGCTACTTAAACAAGTCGAAACTGAGTCATTATATCTAGTGGGTGACATCTTTGATGTCTGGGCATTAAAGCGCCGAGTCTACTGGCCTGAATCCCATAACAAGGTATTACAACAACTATTAAAAATGGCGCGTGATGGCACCAAGCTTGTCTATATCCCAGGTAACCATGATGAAATATTAAAGCCATATAGTGGTTTTCACCTTTGGGATCTGTCTATCGCTAACGAATATATTCACACTGGTGTGACTGGCCGAAAATATCTCATGCTACACGGCGATCAGTTTGATTCTGAAGTCTGTGTCGGCCGAGCTTACGCCAAGCTAGGTGACCATCTATATGACCTATTACTACTGCTAAACCGTGGACTTCATAAGGTACGTAATTGGCTTGGCTATCCATACTGGTCGTTAGCCAGCTATATCAAATTACGCATCAACAAGGCTCAACAAGCCATTAACGATTATCAGTCTGCTGTGCTGCGTTACGCAAATAGCAAAGACGTCGATGCTGTGATCTGTGGTCACATCCACCAGCCGGCTCTGAATATTCAAGATAAGATCCTTTATGCCAATGATGGTG
Protein-coding sequences here:
- a CDS encoding YjiH family protein, whose translation is MSEKQTHNIKTILTFIVPSLIGLLLFMMPINYQDALTIPIAIISKGLQNLLSDVLVGIVTAIVIFTALASLFTKVLKPKFIVEQRFLNSLFNVSPIWLVVRVLGAIFITLTFFNVGPEAIRSGSTGALVLNDLLPVLFSVFLFAGMLLPLLLNFGLLELLGTMLTKVMRPIFNLPGRSAIDCMASWLGDGSVGILMTSKQYEARFYTQREAAVIGTTFSAVSITFSLVVISQVQLEHLFVPFYLTVCLAGFVAAIVVPKLPPLSWKKDLYVDETPRHADDETVPAGHNVFSWGLHQALTKASQAGGVKHTLVDGMKNVVDMIFGVIPVVMGIGTIALMIAEFTPIFEYLGMPFIPLLELLQVPEAAAASKTIMVGFADMFIPAILASSIESDMTRFIIATLSVTQLIYMSEVGALLIGSKIPVNFLELFVIFILRTLVTLPVIAGVAHLIF
- a CDS encoding UDP-2,3-diacylglucosamine diphosphatase; the protein is MTKQPNTKSQQTTSTVSPIHPFSAPLCVNALWLSDVHLGSKDCKAEYLLQLLKQVETESLYLVGDIFDVWALKRRVYWPESHNKVLQQLLKMARDGTKLVYIPGNHDEILKPYSGFHLWDLSIANEYIHTGVTGRKYLMLHGDQFDSEVCVGRAYAKLGDHLYDLLLLLNRGLHKVRNWLGYPYWSLASYIKLRINKAQQAINDYQSAVLRYANSKDVDAVICGHIHQPALNIQDKILYANDGDWVENCTLIAESNQGDIHLLKWNETTAQAEIICCHSFDDNQQAPRQQHVA